From one Pristis pectinata isolate sPriPec2 chromosome 14, sPriPec2.1.pri, whole genome shotgun sequence genomic stretch:
- the e2f8 gene encoding transcription factor E2F8 isoform X1 — protein MTSFCLKVQHLSETLNTADRNGKPEDNTDVDQKENKFLEPHKKVTKTPLKQQSSTSHSVLGGIRPDLSAMTTPTKLQEPPVGEPWTPTANLKMLISAASPEIRNREKKRELLVDEDHTSEAVENLQNQLSGEEFHPSRKEKSLGLLCYRFLARYPDYPNPAVNNDICLDEVAAELNVERRRIYDIVNVLESLHMVSRLAKNRYTWHGRHNLAHTLGTLKNVGEDQKYAEQMLHIKKKGFELHETYIKEPLREQNSTNKSEVKPKEMYFVELPGMEFRAASVNGRKDKSLRVMSQKFVMLFLVSKPRVVSLDTAAKILIGDDQKVDLDHSKFKTKIRRLYDIANVLTSLELIKKVHVTEVRGRKPAFKWIGPEAFPDVNDVKPITLTTSAANNTPLPKVSKETFAKNLFPASTSKQSFTRHASLNHLMPNMENDQRRISSAPSSPVGKIYGDWDKPGLYPSKMDQLATICKLQLEAQSNKNASQPTTLPSEPSSSQEKSKLDKPPGLVEPTRCTGVNSLFPQVKPTFQPLGVFPLVHRQYPSVLPVMLPQCRSGGSYTIYFQPAQPRNLTAPPSAFTVQSISLATEKQISSPNDSKSRISANKRTAEMCADAPGTDNKDQSSKAAKRDTVPDQCLKQPSTHDLSEVWNSKNFKEAPNKESQPAKETVSLRDQSPNKDQLPEVHQARLKARRALMATRASPRALHLDPEFINAPEGKSLGSEKLEHSVECFLENEEKCGIVLSEGQATMVKNVPMAIAFPAHLRSVPETVMPSGYLIPLPQQSSCNNSSDRSPEMKGNSVSEQQLYHSPLSGITPMTTSDFSPANLPATHITPLKVPCAVAVPSSVTTLPVVSQTSISPFTSSSHHFPSHSPSPGILNFTLQNLGLINPGMHFSVNQGPSMTTASPEQAGSLTGHTNLQHGKMIFVKPVSPHHLAHSIDQYTTAQYVSYT, from the exons ATGACAAGCTTTTGTTTAAAGGTGCAACATCTGAGTGAAACCTTGAATACGGCTGACAGAAATGGAAAACCTGAAGACAATACAGATGTTGACCAAAAA GAAAATAAATTTTTAGAACCACATAAAAAAGTGACAAAAACTCCACTGAAGCAACAATCCTCTACCTCACATTCAGTATTGGGAGGAATCAGGCCGGACTTGAGTGCCATGACCACTCCAACAAAACTTCAGGAACCCCCTGTTGGAGAGCCATGGACCCCTACTGctaatttgaaaatgttaatcAGTGCTGCTAGTCCAGAGATTAGGAACAGGGAAAAGAAGAGGGAATTGCTTGTGGATGAAGATCATACTTCTGAGGCAGTTGAGAATTTACAG AATCAGTTATCTGGGGAAGAATTTCATCCAAGTCGCAAAGAGAAGAGCCTTGGTTTGTTGTGCTACAGGTTTTTGGCACGATATCCTGACTATCCAAATCCTGCAGTGAACAATGATATTTGCTTGGATGAAGTTGCAGCAGAACTGA ATGTTGAACGTAGGCGTATTTATGATATTGTCAATGTTCTGGAAAGCTTACATATGGTGAGTCGCCTTGCCAAGAACCGATACACGTGGCATGGCCGTCATAATCTCGCTCACACACTGGGAACATTGAAAAATGTTGGTGAAGATCAAAAATATGCAGAACAAATGTTGCACATTAAGAAGAAAGGATTTGAACTACATGAGACCTATATAAAAGAGCCACTACGTGAACAAAATTCGACTAACAAAAGTGAAGTGAAGCCCAAAGAGATGTACTTTGTGGAACTCCCTGGAATGGAATTTAGAGCAG CCTCAGTAAATGGGCGGAAGGACAAATCCCTGAGAGTAATGAGTCAGAAATTTGTCATGTTATTCCTGGTATCAAAGCCACGAGTGGTTAGTCTTGACACTGCTGCTAAAATCCTAATTGGTGATGACCAGAAGGTGGATTTGGATCATAGCAAATTTAAAA CTAAAATAAGACGACTCTACGATATTGCCAATGTTCTCACCAGCCTTGAACTTATAAAGAAAGTGCACGTAACGGAGGTGAGAGGACGGAAGCCAGCTTTTAAATGGATAGGACCAGAGGCATTTCCAGATGTAAATG ATGTGAAGCCTATTACACTGACTACCTCAGCTGCAAATAATACTCCATTACCTAAGGTTTCAAAAGAAACATTTGCCAAGAATCTTTTCCCCGCCTCTACCAGCAAGCAAAGTTTCACTCGACATGCATCTTTAAACCACTTGATGCCAAACATGGAGAATGATCAGAGGAGGATCAGCTCTGCGCCTAGTAGCCCAGTTGGCAAAATCTATG GTGATTGGGACAAACCTGGATTATATCCCAGTAAAATGGACCAACTTGCCACAATCTGTAAACTTCAATTGGAGGCACAATCCAA CAAGAATGCTAGTCAACCCACAACCTTGCCATCAGAACCATCTTCCTCACAAGAGAAGTCAAAACTTGATAAACCTCCTGGACTTGTAGAACCAACTCGATGTACTGGAGTTAATTCATTATTCCCTCAGGTTAAACCCACATTTCAGCCTCTTGGAGTCTTTCCTTTGGTGCACAGACAGTATCCTTCTGTTTTACCAGTGATGTTACCTCAATGCCGCTCTGGTGGATCTTACACGATTTATTTCCAACCTGCACAGCCAAGGAACCTGACTGCacccccttctgccttcacagtaCAGTCTATATCCCTTGCCACTGAAAAACAAATTTCGAGTCCAAATGATTCAAAGTCAAGAATCTCTGCCAATAAAAGGACTGCTGAGATGTGTGCTGATGCACCAGGCACAGATAACAAGGACCAAAGTAGCAAAGCAGCCAAACGTGATACTGTCCCTGACCAGTGTCTGAAACAACCTTCCACACATGACCTTAGTGAAGTTTGGAATTCCAAAAATTTCAAGGAAGCACCCAATAAAGAGAGCCAGCCAGCTAAAGAAACTGTTTCATTGAGG GACCAATCACCAAATAAAGATCAACTTCCTGAGGTTCATCAGGCAAGGCTGAAGGCCCGCAGAGCCTTGATGGCAACCAGGGCTTCACCTAGAGCTCTACATCTTGACCCAGAGTTCATCAATGCCCCAGAAGGCAAGAGTCTTGGTTCGGAAAAACTAGAACACAGTGTTGAATGTTTTCTTGAGAATGAAGAGAAGTGTGGGATTGTTTTGTCAGAAGGACAAGCCACCATGGTCAAAAATGTGCCGATGGCAATTGCATTTCCTGCCCATCTTCGTTCAGTGCCGGAG ACTGTAATGCCATCAGGATATCTCATCCCATTGCCACAGCAATCATCTTGCAATAACTCAAGTGATAGATCTCCTGAAATGAAAGGCAATTCTGTGTCAGAGCAACAGCTTTATCATTCGCCATTATCAG GTATTACACCAATGACGACTTCAGATTTCTCACCAGCTAATTTACCTGCCACTCATATCACCCCTTTGAAAGTGCCTTGTGCAGTGGCTGTTCCTTCTTCAGTCACCACTCTTCCTGTTGTGAGTCAAACCAGCAtatcacctttcacttcctcaagTCATCATTTTCCTAGTCACAGTCCCAGCCCAGGAATCCTGAATTTCACACTGCAGAATCTTGGTTTAATCAATCCAGGGATGCACTTTTCAGTGAATCAGGGACCTTCAATGACAACTGCTTCTCCAGAGCAAGCTGGTTCTCTCACAGGACACACAAATCTTCAACATGGAAAGATGATCTTTGTTAAGCCAGTATCTCCTCATCACCTAGCCCATAGCATTGATCAGTATACCACAG CCCAGTATGTCAGCTACACCTGA
- the e2f8 gene encoding transcription factor E2F8 isoform X2 produces the protein MTSFCLKVQHLSETLNTADRNGKPEDNTDVDQKENKFLEPHKKVTKTPLKQQSSTSHSVLGGIRPDLSAMTTPTKLQEPPVGEPWTPTANLKMLISAASPEIRNREKKRELLVDEDHTSEAVENLQNQLSGEEFHPSRKEKSLGLLCYRFLARYPDYPNPAVNNDICLDEVAAELNVERRRIYDIVNVLESLHMVSRLAKNRYTWHGRHNLAHTLGTLKNVGEDQKYAEQMLHIKKKGFELHETYIKEPLREQNSTNKSEVKPKEMYFVELPGMEFRAASVNGRKDKSLRVMSQKFVMLFLVSKPRVVSLDTAAKILIGDDQKVDLDHSKFKTKIRRLYDIANVLTSLELIKKVHVTEVRGRKPAFKWIGPEAFPDVNDVKPITLTTSAANNTPLPKVSKETFAKNLFPASTSKQSFTRHASLNHLMPNMENDQRRISSAPSSPVGKIYGDWDKPGLYPSKMDQLATICKLQLEAQSNKNASQPTTLPSEPSSSQEKSKLDKPPGLVEPTRCTGVNSLFPQVKPTFQPLGVFPLVHRQYPSVLPVMLPQCRSGGSYTIYFQPAQPRNLTAPPSAFTVQSISLATEKQISSPNDSKSRISANKRTAEMCADAPGTDNKDQSSKAAKRDTVPDQCLKQPSTHDLSEVWNSKNFKEAPNKESQPAKETVSLRDQSPNKDQLPEVHQARLKARRALMATRASPRALHLDPEFINAPEGKSLGSEKLEHSVECFLENEEKCGIVLSEGQATMVKNVPMAIAFPAHLRSVPEVLHQ, from the exons ATGACAAGCTTTTGTTTAAAGGTGCAACATCTGAGTGAAACCTTGAATACGGCTGACAGAAATGGAAAACCTGAAGACAATACAGATGTTGACCAAAAA GAAAATAAATTTTTAGAACCACATAAAAAAGTGACAAAAACTCCACTGAAGCAACAATCCTCTACCTCACATTCAGTATTGGGAGGAATCAGGCCGGACTTGAGTGCCATGACCACTCCAACAAAACTTCAGGAACCCCCTGTTGGAGAGCCATGGACCCCTACTGctaatttgaaaatgttaatcAGTGCTGCTAGTCCAGAGATTAGGAACAGGGAAAAGAAGAGGGAATTGCTTGTGGATGAAGATCATACTTCTGAGGCAGTTGAGAATTTACAG AATCAGTTATCTGGGGAAGAATTTCATCCAAGTCGCAAAGAGAAGAGCCTTGGTTTGTTGTGCTACAGGTTTTTGGCACGATATCCTGACTATCCAAATCCTGCAGTGAACAATGATATTTGCTTGGATGAAGTTGCAGCAGAACTGA ATGTTGAACGTAGGCGTATTTATGATATTGTCAATGTTCTGGAAAGCTTACATATGGTGAGTCGCCTTGCCAAGAACCGATACACGTGGCATGGCCGTCATAATCTCGCTCACACACTGGGAACATTGAAAAATGTTGGTGAAGATCAAAAATATGCAGAACAAATGTTGCACATTAAGAAGAAAGGATTTGAACTACATGAGACCTATATAAAAGAGCCACTACGTGAACAAAATTCGACTAACAAAAGTGAAGTGAAGCCCAAAGAGATGTACTTTGTGGAACTCCCTGGAATGGAATTTAGAGCAG CCTCAGTAAATGGGCGGAAGGACAAATCCCTGAGAGTAATGAGTCAGAAATTTGTCATGTTATTCCTGGTATCAAAGCCACGAGTGGTTAGTCTTGACACTGCTGCTAAAATCCTAATTGGTGATGACCAGAAGGTGGATTTGGATCATAGCAAATTTAAAA CTAAAATAAGACGACTCTACGATATTGCCAATGTTCTCACCAGCCTTGAACTTATAAAGAAAGTGCACGTAACGGAGGTGAGAGGACGGAAGCCAGCTTTTAAATGGATAGGACCAGAGGCATTTCCAGATGTAAATG ATGTGAAGCCTATTACACTGACTACCTCAGCTGCAAATAATACTCCATTACCTAAGGTTTCAAAAGAAACATTTGCCAAGAATCTTTTCCCCGCCTCTACCAGCAAGCAAAGTTTCACTCGACATGCATCTTTAAACCACTTGATGCCAAACATGGAGAATGATCAGAGGAGGATCAGCTCTGCGCCTAGTAGCCCAGTTGGCAAAATCTATG GTGATTGGGACAAACCTGGATTATATCCCAGTAAAATGGACCAACTTGCCACAATCTGTAAACTTCAATTGGAGGCACAATCCAA CAAGAATGCTAGTCAACCCACAACCTTGCCATCAGAACCATCTTCCTCACAAGAGAAGTCAAAACTTGATAAACCTCCTGGACTTGTAGAACCAACTCGATGTACTGGAGTTAATTCATTATTCCCTCAGGTTAAACCCACATTTCAGCCTCTTGGAGTCTTTCCTTTGGTGCACAGACAGTATCCTTCTGTTTTACCAGTGATGTTACCTCAATGCCGCTCTGGTGGATCTTACACGATTTATTTCCAACCTGCACAGCCAAGGAACCTGACTGCacccccttctgccttcacagtaCAGTCTATATCCCTTGCCACTGAAAAACAAATTTCGAGTCCAAATGATTCAAAGTCAAGAATCTCTGCCAATAAAAGGACTGCTGAGATGTGTGCTGATGCACCAGGCACAGATAACAAGGACCAAAGTAGCAAAGCAGCCAAACGTGATACTGTCCCTGACCAGTGTCTGAAACAACCTTCCACACATGACCTTAGTGAAGTTTGGAATTCCAAAAATTTCAAGGAAGCACCCAATAAAGAGAGCCAGCCAGCTAAAGAAACTGTTTCATTGAGG GACCAATCACCAAATAAAGATCAACTTCCTGAGGTTCATCAGGCAAGGCTGAAGGCCCGCAGAGCCTTGATGGCAACCAGGGCTTCACCTAGAGCTCTACATCTTGACCCAGAGTTCATCAATGCCCCAGAAGGCAAGAGTCTTGGTTCGGAAAAACTAGAACACAGTGTTGAATGTTTTCTTGAGAATGAAGAGAAGTGTGGGATTGTTTTGTCAGAAGGACAAGCCACCATGGTCAAAAATGTGCCGATGGCAATTGCATTTCCTGCCCATCTTCGTTCAGTGCCGGAG GTATTACACCAATGA